A portion of the Limanda limanda chromosome 3, fLimLim1.1, whole genome shotgun sequence genome contains these proteins:
- the plekhf1 gene encoding pleckstrin homology domain-containing family F member 1: protein MMYQLTFDQENQKRIHAVEISFGPSGKPLSQPGRVLIGQGQLMKQSRRGPQPKAFFLFNDVLVYGSIILKGRWHKNQQIIRLEDIQLEDLEDGVKMKNQWLIRTPCKSFFVAAASYEEKQTWIEHMEDCRFRLLQSGNRRPGSTFAVTWIPDQAATICMRCYNKFTVTQRRHHCRKCGFVVCSSCSKKRAVVRHIHTTKRLRVCCMCHLSLLSIGETGLDEDGVEGSSEEEEAEEQEEDHETSEGMDSQMDSWSIYIYLKPEHVRPSRIQHLDLG, encoded by the exons ATGATGTACCAGCTAACATTTGATCAGGAAAACCAGAAGCGGATCCATGCTGTTGAGATTTCATTTGGGCCATCAGGGAAGCCCCTCTCCCAGCCGGGTCGGGTTCTGATTGGACAGGGCCAGTTGATGAAGCAGAGCCGTCGGGGGCCCCAGCCTAAagccttcttcctcttcaatgATGTGCTTGTGTATGGCAGCATCATCCTGAAGGGACGCTGGCACAAAAACCAGCAGATCATCCGTCTAG AGGACATTCAGCTGGAAGACTTGGAAGATGGTGTGAAAATGAAGAACCAATGGTTGATCCGTACACCATGCAAGTCATTCTTCGTGGCAGCTGCCTCATATGAGGAGAAGCAAACCTGGATAGAGCACATGGAGGACTGTCGGTTCAGACTGCTGCAGAGTGGGAACCGCAGACCTGGTTCTACTTTCGCTGTCACCTGGATCCCCGACCAAGCTGCTACCATCTGCATGCGCTGTTACAACAAGTTCACTGTGACCCAACGTAGACACCACTGCAGAAAATGTGGCTTTGTGGTCTGCAGCTCATGCTCCAAGAAACGAGCAGTAGTTAGACATATTCACACAACTAAGCGGTTAAGGGTCTGCTGCATGTGTCACTTGAGTCTTCTGAGCATTGGGGAGACAGGCTTGGATGAAGATGGGGTAGAAGGGtccagtgaagaagaggaggcagaggagcaaGAAGAAGACCATGAAACAAGCGAGGGGATGGACTCCCAGATGGACTCCTGGTCAATCTATATCTACCTCAAACCAGAGCATGTGAGACCCTCAAGGATACAGCACTTAGACTTGGGCTAA